GGGCAGGTGGCGCCATCCTGAACGCTACCATCAAGTCAGGCTCCAACCAGTTCCATGGCAATGCCTGGGAATTTCTCCGCAATGACAAGTTTGATGCGGCGGATTTCTTTGAAAACGCCGGTGGCCTTACGAAGGGCAAGTTCCGGCAAAATCAGTTCGGGTTCACCGCCGGCGGGCCCATCAAGAAGAACAAGCTATTCGTCTTCGGGGATTACGAGGCGCTGCGCAGGCGCCAGGGGAGTGTGTTTACTTCATCGGTTCCGACCGGCCTGATGCGAGGCAGCGGGTATACGGACTTATCGGAACTCATCACCCAGCAGGCCGGCAGCAAGGCTGAGGTTGACGCACTGGGCCGGTCTTTCCCGTTCGGTACAGTTCTCGACCCCGCCACGACACGCCCTGTGACTACCGGGACAGTTGACCCGGTGACAGGTTTGACGGCGACCTCCAGCGGCTATGTGCGCGACCCGTTTTATACGGGGGGCAGCATTGCTGGCATTACAAATTTCACTGGCGCATGTGCCAGCACCGCGTCCTGCATGCTGAACCAGTTACCCGCCGGGCGCCTTGATCAGAACGCGATTAAACTCTTGAACCTTTATCCGAGTCCCACTGCATCCTCGCTCGTTCAGAATTTTGCCTCTAACCCGGTGCTTAAAGAAAACCGCAACGCCTTTGACACTCGGGTTGACTACGACATGAGCGAAAGTGACCAGATGTTTGGGACGTTCAGCTACGTGAAGGACCCGCAGTTTATTCCGAGTCCGTTTGGAGGTATCGCCGACGGCGGAGCGTTCCAGCAAGGTGACCAGAATGCGCTTTCGATTCTGGCGGCTTACAGCTACACGCATATCTTCTCCCCGACCCTGATCAATGAAGCACGCGTGGGAGAGAGCCGCCTCCATGCAACGCGCTTCGGACCCGTCGCCAACACCCTCGGAATCCCTGAGCAGTTCGGCATTTCCAGCTCAATTCCTCAGGTGGCGGAAAACGGCGGCCTGCCGCAGTTCACCTTCAGCGGCCTAAGTACGCTTGGCAGCAACGGTTTTCTGCCTTCGGACGAAATCAGCCAGACAACGCAGGTAACGGATAATCTCACAAAAGTTTATGGCAAACACACCTTCAAATCCGGTTTTGAATATCAACACATCAAATTCTCGACCCTTCAGCCGAACAGGTCACACGGCACATTCGATTACAACGGAACCTACACGGGCGTACCGGACGGTATAAGCGGCAACACTGGCATGGCTCAGTTTCTGCTTCTCCCCTGCCCGGGTCCAACTCCAGGAGGAACACCCAGCGGCTGTCCAAGTGTCGCCAGCGCGATTCCGAATGTAGGTGGCACAAACAATTACACAGCATCCAACATCGGCTTTACCGACGACGGGAAGAAATACTGGGGCGCTTACTTCCAGGATGACTGGAAGTACAATTCCAGGCTGACGCTGAACCTCGGTTTGCGATGGGACTATTTTGGCCCGATTTTTGAGCACTTTGGCGCTCAGGCGAATTTTGTCCCGGCGGCTCCGGGTTCGGCTGAATTTCTGATTCCTGCTAACCGGAACAAGGGTCTCTCTCCGAGCTTCCTTGCATTGACCGCTCAGGACGGTATCAAGATCGTCTCAAGTAACAATCCAGGCTTGATAGACGTCCAGAAAACCAACTTCGCGCCTCGAGTCGGATTCGCATACCAGGCAACCCAGAAGCTGGTGGCGCGGGGCGGTTTCGGAATGTTCTATAACTCGTTTGAGAACCAGGGTTATGGGCCGAACATCGGCGAAAACTACCCTTTCCAGTTCACGTTCGGTTTTGCCGCGCCAAACGGTGGCAATCCGATTTCATCAACAACCTTTCCCACGCTTGCGGGTTCGCCTTGCGAAAGCGCCTTCATGTTCGAGTCGGGATTCGACTGCACACCCATCAATCCATCGCTCGTGCAGGCTGAGGGGCTCTCACTTCAGGGACTGCAGACCAACTTCAAGACCCCATATACGATGGGATACAACCTGATGCTCCAATATGCGCTTACCTCTAATATGACCGTGACTGCGGGCTATGTGGGCAATCAGGTGAGGCACCTTCAGGTGGGCGTTGGATCCAACCGGCCCTCGCAGATCCTGCCGCCAGGAACGAACACCCACGCCGTTTCCTCTCCGGGCGTCGGCCTCTACATACCGTTCCCGGATTTCGGACAAGGCCAAAGCTATCACACCACCCAGGGCAACAGTAATTATCATGCGCTACAGACAAGCCTCCAACAGCGATTCGCCAACGGCTTGACCTTCCTAGTGGCCTACACTTACTCACGCTGTCGCAGTGACGCATCCGATTTGCTCAACGGAGGCGCCGTCGGCTATCGCGCGCCTGCCGTCCCCGGTTTTGGGATACAGGGGGATTACACCGATTGCAACTTTGATATGAGACACGTTTTTCACTTCAGCGGCGGCTACGAGCTTCCGTTTGGCCAGGGGAAACACTTCCTCGCCAACAGCACCGGAGTCATGAACCAGATCGTCAGCGGCTGGAGTATGCAGTGGATTAACACGGCTGAAACCGGTCAGCCACAGAATATCGGTTGCGCCATAGGAACAACCTCCGGCACCAGTTGCGTTGCCATGCTTGTTCCGGGGCAGGACCGGCACGGGCCGGGCGCGCCGGACAGTTTCTATAATGCTGCGGCTTTCACCCAACCCTGCAAGCCGGGCACCGCAACCCCCGCTGGATGCATTCCAGGATTAACAGGCCTGGCTCTGTTGGGAGGAGGCAGGGGATCGGTTTCCGGACCCGGCCTTCTCACGTTTGATTTTTCCCTCTTCAAGAACTTTCGCATCTCCGACCGGTACAATCTCCAGTTCAGGAGTGAATTCTTCAACCTCCTGAACCATCCGACGTTTAACGCTCCAGGTTTTGGCGGCAACGGAGTGGTTTCCATACCTGGATCAACAGACTTTACGAACAAGAACTTCGGAAGGGTTGGATCGACGCGCTTCCCCTTCAACGATCCGCGGCAGATCCAGTTTGCTCTGAAGTTTTCCTTCTAATCCACTTCCGGCAGGGGTGCACACAAGTGCGCTCCTGCCATCCGATCTGCCCGGCCGGCGCCGCAGTGAAAGGCCGGGAACAGCAGGTAATCATCGAGCCAGTGGAAAACCGCACTCCTCAGTTACTACCTGCCCACGCGGTGCTAAAATAACCGGCATGGCAAAAGTTCGCTTCGGCGTGCAGCCTGCCTGCATTGGCGGACGGCGCGAATGGCGATGTGCAAGCGGCAGGAAAAGCGTTCTGGCCATCAGGTCAGGAATTTGAAAAGACGCAAGTAATGATGCGGTCCTCGTTGTTACCGAAAATGAAGCATTTGAGTCCGCTCGGGGTCACCGAAGCCGTCTCCCGCAGCCGTCGGGATTTCCTCAGGCTTATGACGGGAGCGACCGCAGCGGCAACTCTGTTTGGACTGTCATCGAGCCACGCCTTCGCGGCTCCCCAACGGTCCAAGCGGAAAGCTGTGGTGGTCACATTTGGCGGGGGTTGCCGGGATGAAGAAACCTTCATGCCCGAGGGCCAGGAAAACATCCCACACCTTCTCAAGGAACTCATTCCACAGTCCACGTTCTTCACCAGAGTCATCAATCGTGGAATCCTGGGGCACTACGTGGCCACCGCGAGCCTGGCAACAGGCGTCTACGAAACCTTTGACAACTTCGCGGCGGTCCCTCCGGACCACCCGACGGTCTTTGAATATTTCCGCAGGGACTTGAAGCGTCCGCTCCACGACGCCTGGGTGGTAGCTCCAGCCAATGGCTTCAACCGGATTGGGGGCAGCAATGCTCGCTCTTTCGGCCCGGACTATGCTGCCAATGTCATTCTGCCGAAGCGGCTGCTGAAACAAGCCCTCTCCTCGACGAATGACTCCCGATATGAACATCTCCTGGTGGACAATTATGAAACCCCTCTCCTCACTCCAGAGGTTAAGGGGGACAACGTTAATCTCCACCAGTTTTCGAGTCTGCTGCAGCTTTCTGTTTCGGATTTTGTGGCGCACGCCCTGACGCTTTCAAGCCCCGATGAGCTTTCGGTGTACATCGCTCGCCAGTTGATGCGGCGGTACGCGCCCAGCCTGCTCTGGATTACTCTGCACGACATGGACGTTGCCCACTCAGGCTCCTATTCCCTCTACATCGAAGGAATCCAGCGCACGGACCGCCTCTGTGCCGAGATTTGGCGGGAAATTCAGGGCCAGCCCGAATACGCGGGCAAGACGACGATGTTCATCCTGCCGGATTTCGGCCGCGACTCCGACCTGGATGCCGGCGGAAACGGTTTTCAACACCATCGCACGGGCGACGCTCTGTCGCGCACTACGTGGATCATGGCGCTCGGGCCCGGGACCCGCGAGAACACCGTGGTGGAGCGCGCGGTGGAACCTCTGGACCTTGTACCTACCCTGGGTTCAATTTTAGGCTTCTCGGCCACGATGGGGACGGGCAAACCGCTGGCGGAGGTTTCTTAGATAGAATGCTGCCTGCTGAGATCAAAGCCGAACAGTTCAACGGCTACCCGCCGCAGGCCAGGCAGGTGGCGATGGACCACCTCGATCTGTTCCGCCAACTTCCGCTGGCTTTTGCTCCGCTTATCCTCCAGCAGCTTGAACAGTACGACTGGAAATTTCCGGCTGAACGCCGTGAAATCGATCACCAGCTTTCTTACCTGTCTTCACGCTCCGGGCCTGAATTGACCAGCCTGCTTTCGGAATTTAAACAGTTGAAACTCTCACGCCAGCTTGAGCAGTTCAATTGGGTGGACGCGCCAGGAAGCTTCTCGCAGCAACTCTCCGCCTACCTCTGGGCCACTCATCAAATTGACAGCTTCCGTGGCGCCGCGGAAAAGCTGATGGATAAAGTCAACGCTACTATGCCGCCCGAGCAACTGGAAACGCCGAGGCTCGGTGTCGCTGTCGTTGGCAGGGACGTGAAAGAGAGCCATTACCCTCTGTTCCGCAGACTTCGGCCCTATGGTACACGCTTCACGCGGGTGGACCCCTCAAATGGCCTCCGCATCCTCCTGGACGCAGCCGCAGCGCGTGCAAAGGCCCATCCGGTTCCCTTCGGCCACTGGTATATCGATGGCGGGCCGGCGGAAGCGCTTTCGGAAACCGCTCTCACCTCGATTTCTTACAGCGCGCTGGAACCGGCTCGGAAAGCAATATTGCAAAAAATCACCAAGGCGATCAATGGAGGCATCGGCGGGCCGGAAGCCTTGACCAGTATGCTTTTCAAACTTCGGCCGGAACAGGTGGGCCTGAGCGGAAAGCCCGAAGACGAAATCATCGGCCACCTTGAAACCAGCATTTTTACGCAGGGACAGGGCACTCAGATCTTCAGCACGACATTTGTGCAATGGACGGCGCGCGAGGTGTTGCGCCGTGCTCATCCGCTCACGCTCGTAGCGCGCTTTGCTCCCCGGCAGCGGCAGCGGCCGATGAACGAGCTTCTTTCGGGAAAGGACCCCGACCCGGAACCCGATCCGATGGGGTCATTGATCGACGCGGATATGGGAGCTTTCCTCACCTGGATTGACCAGCAACGGCTTTCGGGCGCCAACCAATCTTCATTTCTGGCCTGGTTTGAAAATCACAACGAGGCTGTGGCTATCTCGCCGTTCCTGCCCCGCAACACTGAATCGGACACTCCGATCGACATGCACGGCTTGCTCAACCAGATGGGATTGAATACGGCTTCCAGCAGGAAGCTTCCTGTGCGGGACGCCACCAAATCGTCAGCGTTGGACCCGGGGCATGATAACTACGTGCTCGACCGTGTTGATAGCAATCTGGACTCTGTCGATTTCCTGAATGCGGCTGACTACGGCGACACCACGTAGGGCGCAAACCCATTGCTCATTCAGGCAGAACGATTCGGCGGATCCAGTCGCTGATTTTCCTCAACGGGATGTGCGCCCGCGCAGTTGATCATACTGCGCGAATTCCGCCTCGGCCTTCCCCTTTTCTCCCAGGCGCTCGTAATCCTGCGCGAGGCGGTAATGCGCGGCAGCCAGCTTGGGGTTCACGTGGAGGGTTGTCCGGTATTCGTTGGCCGCACGGTCCGGCAGCTTCTGCTCGTCGTAAATCATGCCCAATTGCAGATGGGCGTCGGCATCATTTGGATCCAGCTCAACCGCCTTTTTGAATTCCGTCTCGGCGCCAGTGAGCGCTGCCGGATGGTGGTCTATCCGAAATTCCCTCCACAAGGAAAGGCCGTAAGCATAACGGCCTCTGGCGTTCGCCGGATGAAGCTCCACAAAACGTTTCAACAGGCCGGGGGCTGCAGGGTCATCCACAAATTGTAGGGTCTCAGCAAGCATCACGACCGGCCCGGAATCATTGGGTGCAAGCCTGGCAGCTTCATGCATGACGCCAGCGGCTTCCGGGTATTTCCCAGCGCCAAACAGCGACAGGCCAAGCCCCATCTGCAAACGCTCCGATAGAGGGTAGAGGGCCGTCGCCTGTTGGAAAACCCTTACGGCCTGTGCGTAATTCTGGTTTTTCAAAAGTTCGCTCCCCGACCGTTCTAATTCCGCTTCGTGTGGTCCTGCTACAGAAGCAGGTTTTCCGTACGACTCGCCGCCGTTCCCAGAGGCCGCCGAGTCTGGCGGCGCAAGATACTGGTTGAGTATTTTGACGGCCTGGGCAGAGGCCCCATTGCTGTATCCTCCGCCGCCTGATGGATCTGTCAGTTGCCCTTGCTTGAAGTCGGAGTGGTTGTAGAAGGTAACCGGGCCGAGCAAATCACCGTGGCCTTGCGACGCTCCATGCGCAGGAACGCCAACGAAATCCAATACGGCGTGGTCCCCGTCCTTGATCACCACTGGTCTGGAGGCAACCTGCAATTGCCCGGGAAACTGGACTTCCAGCCGATAAGTGCCGGACCGAATCGGCGGCAACCGGAAGCTCCCGCGATCATCGGTCAGGGCGGTGGCAGCAATTCGCCCGCCGGACGCCCTCGCAATAACCTCCGCGTGCGGAACGCCTGCCCCGACCTCGGTCTTCACAGTTCCCGTAACGGTGCCGGGCGTTTGGGCCAAAAGTCCGGTTGAAAGCGCACACCACAGCGCCAGAGCTACTTTCCAAACCTTGAACCTCTCGGGCCGGAAATCCCGCAGATCATTCTCCCGGCCACATCCCGAAGCGCACGTTGAATTGATAACCCGCATCGTCGATTCCTGAGGCAATTTTCTCAGAAGGGGCGTGAACAAACAAGGCGTGTGCCGTACATTAAGCTCTACCTCTGTAGTTGCTCTAAATATTTTTGCGCCAGAGGATGCCCGGGGACCTGAGCGAGCAATGCTTTCAGGACTTGAACAGCTTCCTCGCGCCGGCCGATTTTAACGTCCACTCGCGCCAGGTTCAGATAGGGCTGGTCAAAGCTGGGCGCTTCCTGAATGCACCGGGAAAAAGTCTCAGCCGCGCGATCAAGCTGTCCGGTCAGGGCATAGACGACGCCGAGATTATCAAGTGCCTCGGCGTTGCCAGGTTGCAATCGAACTGCCCGTTCAAGGTACGTCTGCGCCTGGCTATTGCGCCCCTGCCCCGCGTACACCATTCCCAGCTTGTAATTCAATTGAGGATCATCCGGGCTGCCTTCTAAAGCTTCCTCAAGTAACTGTTGGGCGTCCTGGAACCTTTGCTGGCTTCGGTAAAGGTCAGCAAGATTGCTGATGGCCAGATTATTGGATGGGTCTGACTTCAGCACCTGCTTGAAATACTGTTCAGCCACCGTCGGCTTTCCTTGCTGCGCCGCCACAATGCCCAGGTTGTTTAGGCCCATCGGGTCGCCCGGCTTGAGTTGGACTGCCTTTTGCAGCACTGCTTCCGCCAGGCCCCATTGCTTCTTTTGCATGTAAAGCGTGCCCAGGTCGTAATACGCCTCGGCGGCGTTGGGATCCTGGCTGATGGCTCGTTCGAATGCCGATTCCGCCGCCTCGCTGTACCCATGCTGCGCAAACACCAGGCCATAGGTGAAATAGTTGCGCGAGTATGTGCCGCGGGTTTGGCCCACAAACGGGAGAGCGCGCTGCCGGCGTTCCGTGGCGGTGCGGGGGATCCGCGCCGCGTCCCTGGCGATCTGGGAAACCTCCACAGGCCCCTGGTAGACCTTGGCGATGCTGCTATCTCTATCGATGAGAAAGGATGTGGGAACAGGAAGGTCCCGGTGCCGGTCAAACAAATACCGAAACAGCAGGTTGTAGACCGAACCCACCTCGTCTGGTCCCAGAAGGACAGGGAATGAAAATTGATGTTCGCGAACGAGCGCCCGAACCTTCTCCTGGCTGCCCGGCGGGTCCACGGCGATTGCAAGAACCTGCAGCCCGGCCTGCCGGAGAAGGCCCGACCCTTTCTGGAGCTGGGCGAGGAAGCTGATGGAAGCTTCTGCCCAGGTCGCCCAGAAATTCAGCAATACCTGAGTCCCGGCAAGCCCGGAGAGAGCGTGCGTCTTGCCCGCCAGGTCAGGCAAGGAAAAATCCGGCGCGTCAAGAGGTGCAATCAGCCACGTTCCAAACACGGATGGGAGCGGCGGTTCTCGCGGCTGGCCGTCCCGCGCATGAGGCCCGGAAGCGGACTTCGCAAAGGGCTCCGCGTGAACCTCCTGTGAACCCTCCACAACTTCAACGCGGTGGTTGGAAGGCAGGTTATCGTATGTGGACACCACACCGCTGGGCCAGTGAATCGTGGCGCGCAAGGGACCAGAGGAATGACCGAGGCCGAAGAAGATTTCTTTGCTGTGCTGCGAACAAAATCCCGACCCTGCCTGCAAAAGCTTCATCTGACGCGCGCCGGCGGTCTCCACAATGACCCAGGTCCCTATTGCATCGCGGTTGCTTTTGGTCCCGCGCAGGCGGAAGGCGATTGCATTTCCGATTCCTTCCGCGACGTTGCGCAGGATTCGAAGCTGCGGCCCGCTGCGGTTCTTGAGAAAAACCTCCAGCCGCCCATCGTGGTCAAAATCCGCCAGCGCAAAGGCCCGGCTGTCATCAATGAAGTCGAGTCCCACGGCCCCTGCTGCTTCCGCGAACGTGCCGTCGCGATTGTTGGCGTAAAAAGTGTTCCGCTGATAGCCAGCCCAGGTACCGTCAGCGCGGACCAGCTCATTGATGGCGTCCCAGCCCAGTTCGTATTCAGGCGAGCGGGCGCCGCTCGCAGGCGAACGCGCAATCACCTGCCGCCAGAAAAAGCTTTCAAGGTTCTGCGGGTCGGGTCCGGAAATAAATCCGTTGGCGATGTAGAGATCGGGATATCCGTCGTGGTCAAAGTCCCAATCCTGGCAGGACCATGACCACCCGGAGATCTCCACTCCGGCCGTCTTGCTGCGATCTTGAAAGGCGCCGTCTCCGCGGTTGTGATAAAGGGAGTTGCCCGTAGCGAAACGCTGATACAGCGCGCGGGTCGCCTGTGGCAGTGAAGGCATAAAATCGCTCTGGCCGCTGATCCGGCGTCCGGCATCCTCCCACATGTTTGAGACGTAAAGGTCCGGGCTGCCGTCGTTGTCATAATCGAACCAGCAGGCGCTCATCCCGGGGCCGATATCCAGCACGCCGGCCCTGGCGGCCACGTCCGTGAAGGTCCCATCTCCGTTGTTGTGATAAAGATTGTTGCGGCCGAAATCATTCACCACGTAGAGGTCCTGCCATCCGTCGCCGTCATAGTCGCACCAGTGGCAGTCGAAACTGAAGTGATTGTTGCCCTGGTCCATTCCCGCCGCCGCGGTGACGTCGCGGAATGTTCCATCGCCTTCGTTGTGAAACAGGAAATTGGCAGGGCCGTTCTGCGCGTCGTAGTAGGGCGCGGGATAGCGATATTCACCGAGGCCTTCGTAGTAACTATACAGGCACAAATAGAGGTCCAGTTTTCCGTCGCGATCATAGTCGCCGAAAGAAGCGCCGGTGAATGTTCCCTTCGGCGGCTGCTGGAAATGAAAAGCGTTGGGCTTCAACTGGAACGTACCGTTGCCCTGATTGAGGAAAAGCAGCGGCTCGGTAACCGTGACCACCAGTAAGTCCTGGCGGCCGCGGTTCAGGACATCGGCAAACAGCGCGCACGGTGTAGCGTCCAGAATCCCGACGCCTGCTGTGCCGGTGATGTCAGTGAACGTTCCGTCGCCGCGATTGCGATAGAGCCGGTTGGGCAGACCGGAAGGCTGGCAGACATAGAGGTCATCAAAACCGTCGTTGTCGATGTCTCCGGCGGCGATGCCATTGTTGCCGTAGACATCCATTCCGCACGCGCTGTCAAGAACAGTCCTCCAATAGTTAGCTCCCGGCAGCAACTGCTCGGAATACGAGGGATTGCCCGCCAACGCCTCCGAAGTGATCTCCTGAAACACCGGAGCGGATGCGCGCACCTGGGTTTCGTCTTCTGCACTCCAACCCGTGATGCCCAGAGTTCCCTGCGGTGTCTGCGCCCACGAAATCCTCCAGTTGCCTGACCGCTGCTCGCGATAGCAGTCCGGCGATTTCCCCAGGAGCTCGTAGCGGACAATCGTCTCGAGCGACGCAGGTTCCTGGGTGACGATTTTGACCTCCGCAAGGTGGAGCTGCGCCCTGAGCAACGCGGAATACGATGACAGCGTCTCCTTAATGGATTCGAGAAAGTCGCTGCGGTCGAGCGTCCGGGAAGCTGGAAAGCTCCGTCTTCTGATTTCCAAGACGCTGTCGTTGCGAAGGACGCGACTTTCATCCGGGCGAAGGCTCGCGCCCACAAAATGACTGGGCAGGGCCTGACCAACGGCATCAAGCCCCGCCGGCGCCGATTGTTCGAGAGATTCAGTCCACTTTCGCAGGGTCGCCTTAATTCTGGCAGCGAACTTTTCAACGGGAAAATCGTCGTGTTCGGGATTGACCTTCTTGAGAATGCCGGCAAGCGGTCCTGGCGTTCGGTAATGCGGGTGCAGGCGAGCGGGCGTCAATTCGGGAGCATCAAGTCCCGGAAGGGCCACTGGGCCTGCGGACCACTGTTGCCGCATCGGCGCGGGGAGGAACGAAAGCGCTGCGCTGCAACCCAGAAACTTCCGGCGTGACCCGACCCAGCCTGAAAATAGATGCTCGCCCAAACCTTCTCTTTCTCCCCTTGGCAGTATAAACGAATATAGAATCGGACGGCGCTTTCCCTCGGAATCAGCCTTCAAAATGGCTGGCGGCGGTGCACCGCGTTCGGTTGACCCA
The nucleotide sequence above comes from Terriglobia bacterium. Encoded proteins:
- a CDS encoding FG-GAP-like repeat-containing protein codes for the protein MGEHLFSGWVGSRRKFLGCSAALSFLPAPMRQQWSAGPVALPGLDAPELTPARLHPHYRTPGPLAGILKKVNPEHDDFPVEKFAARIKATLRKWTESLEQSAPAGLDAVGQALPSHFVGASLRPDESRVLRNDSVLEIRRRSFPASRTLDRSDFLESIKETLSSYSALLRAQLHLAEVKIVTQEPASLETIVRYELLGKSPDCYREQRSGNWRISWAQTPQGTLGITGWSAEDETQVRASAPVFQEITSEALAGNPSYSEQLLPGANYWRTVLDSACGMDVYGNNGIAAGDIDNDGFDDLYVCQPSGLPNRLYRNRGDGTFTDITGTAGVGILDATPCALFADVLNRGRQDLLVVTVTEPLLFLNQGNGTFQLKPNAFHFQQPPKGTFTGASFGDYDRDGKLDLYLCLYSYYEGLGEYRYPAPYYDAQNGPANFLFHNEGDGTFRDVTAAAGMDQGNNHFSFDCHWCDYDGDGWQDLYVVNDFGRNNLYHNNGDGTFTDVAARAGVLDIGPGMSACWFDYDNDGSPDLYVSNMWEDAGRRISGQSDFMPSLPQATRALYQRFATGNSLYHNRGDGAFQDRSKTAGVEISGWSWSCQDWDFDHDGYPDLYIANGFISGPDPQNLESFFWRQVIARSPASGARSPEYELGWDAINELVRADGTWAGYQRNTFYANNRDGTFAEAAGAVGLDFIDDSRAFALADFDHDGRLEVFLKNRSGPQLRILRNVAEGIGNAIAFRLRGTKSNRDAIGTWVIVETAGARQMKLLQAGSGFCSQHSKEIFFGLGHSSGPLRATIHWPSGVVSTYDNLPSNHRVEVVEGSQEVHAEPFAKSASGPHARDGQPREPPLPSVFGTWLIAPLDAPDFSLPDLAGKTHALSGLAGTQVLLNFWATWAEASISFLAQLQKGSGLLRQAGLQVLAIAVDPPGSQEKVRALVREHQFSFPVLLGPDEVGSVYNLLFRYLFDRHRDLPVPTSFLIDRDSSIAKVYQGPVEVSQIARDAARIPRTATERRQRALPFVGQTRGTYSRNYFTYGLVFAQHGYSEAAESAFERAISQDPNAAEAYYDLGTLYMQKKQWGLAEAVLQKAVQLKPGDPMGLNNLGIVAAQQGKPTVAEQYFKQVLKSDPSNNLAISNLADLYRSQQRFQDAQQLLEEALEGSPDDPQLNYKLGMVYAGQGRNSQAQTYLERAVRLQPGNAEALDNLGVVYALTGQLDRAAETFSRCIQEAPSFDQPYLNLARVDVKIGRREEAVQVLKALLAQVPGHPLAQKYLEQLQR
- a CDS encoding tetratricopeptide repeat protein, which encodes MRVINSTCASGCGRENDLRDFRPERFKVWKVALALWCALSTGLLAQTPGTVTGTVKTEVGAGVPHAEVIARASGGRIAATALTDDRGSFRLPPIRSGTYRLEVQFPGQLQVASRPVVIKDGDHAVLDFVGVPAHGASQGHGDLLGPVTFYNHSDFKQGQLTDPSGGGGYSNGASAQAVKILNQYLAPPDSAASGNGGESYGKPASVAGPHEAELERSGSELLKNQNYAQAVRVFQQATALYPLSERLQMGLGLSLFGAGKYPEAAGVMHEAARLAPNDSGPVVMLAETLQFVDDPAAPGLLKRFVELHPANARGRYAYGLSLWREFRIDHHPAALTGAETEFKKAVELDPNDADAHLQLGMIYDEQKLPDRAANEYRTTLHVNPKLAAAHYRLAQDYERLGEKGKAEAEFAQYDQLRGRTSR
- a CDS encoding TonB-dependent receptor, with protein sequence MAVFAPGLRAQVDTGSFLGTVKDESGAVVPNAKVSLTNEGTGFTMSTTTTGEGNYTFTPVKIGTYSISVEAPGFAKAIQSHLALNIDQHLVANMTLRPGAVTQTITVTTEPPALQTQNASLGDVITGRSVNNLPLNGRNFTFLAQLVAGVNTPQADTRGNAQNGAFSANGMRPAQNNYLLDGIDNNSDNVDFLNGTNFNVLPPVDAIAEFKVQTSNYSAEYGRAGGAILNATIKSGSNQFHGNAWEFLRNDKFDAADFFENAGGLTKGKFRQNQFGFTAGGPIKKNKLFVFGDYEALRRRQGSVFTSSVPTGLMRGSGYTDLSELITQQAGSKAEVDALGRSFPFGTVLDPATTRPVTTGTVDPVTGLTATSSGYVRDPFYTGGSIAGITNFTGACASTASCMLNQLPAGRLDQNAIKLLNLYPSPTASSLVQNFASNPVLKENRNAFDTRVDYDMSESDQMFGTFSYVKDPQFIPSPFGGIADGGAFQQGDQNALSILAAYSYTHIFSPTLINEARVGESRLHATRFGPVANTLGIPEQFGISSSIPQVAENGGLPQFTFSGLSTLGSNGFLPSDEISQTTQVTDNLTKVYGKHTFKSGFEYQHIKFSTLQPNRSHGTFDYNGTYTGVPDGISGNTGMAQFLLLPCPGPTPGGTPSGCPSVASAIPNVGGTNNYTASNIGFTDDGKKYWGAYFQDDWKYNSRLTLNLGLRWDYFGPIFEHFGAQANFVPAAPGSAEFLIPANRNKGLSPSFLALTAQDGIKIVSSNNPGLIDVQKTNFAPRVGFAYQATQKLVARGGFGMFYNSFENQGYGPNIGENYPFQFTFGFAAPNGGNPISSTTFPTLAGSPCESAFMFESGFDCTPINPSLVQAEGLSLQGLQTNFKTPYTMGYNLMLQYALTSNMTVTAGYVGNQVRHLQVGVGSNRPSQILPPGTNTHAVSSPGVGLYIPFPDFGQGQSYHTTQGNSNYHALQTSLQQRFANGLTFLVAYTYSRCRSDASDLLNGGAVGYRAPAVPGFGIQGDYTDCNFDMRHVFHFSGGYELPFGQGKHFLANSTGVMNQIVSGWSMQWINTAETGQPQNIGCAIGTTSGTSCVAMLVPGQDRHGPGAPDSFYNAAAFTQPCKPGTATPAGCIPGLTGLALLGGGRGSVSGPGLLTFDFSLFKNFRISDRYNLQFRSEFFNLLNHPTFNAPGFGGNGVVSIPGSTDFTNKNFGRVGSTRFPFNDPRQIQFALKFSF